The following proteins are co-located in the Ursus arctos isolate Adak ecotype North America unplaced genomic scaffold, UrsArc2.0 scaffold_13, whole genome shotgun sequence genome:
- the SLC18B1 gene encoding MFS-type transporter SLC18B1 isoform X6, with translation MWGSIAGLWDHDLSRRQPPNRLSHPGDDPPGSARETPRQLSREQLFVLISAASINLGSMMCYSILGPFFPKEAEKKGVSNTVTGMIFGCYALFDLLASLVFGKYLVQIGAKFMFVAGMFVSGGVTILFGVLDQVPEGPIFIAMCFLVRVADAVSFAAAITASFSILVKAFPNNVATVLGSLEIFSGLGLVLGPPLGGFLYQSFGYEVPFIFLGCIVLLMVPLNMYILPNYDSDPGEHSFWKLVTLPKVALIAFVINSLSACFGFLDPTLSLFVLEKFNLPAGYVGLVFLGLALSYAISSPLFGLLSDKIPHLRKWFLVWGNIITAGCYMLLGPIPILHIKSQLWLLVLILVLNGISAGMSIIPTIPEILSCAYENGFEEGLSTLGLVSGLFSATWSVGAFIGPTLGGFLYEKIGFEWAAAVQGLWSLTSI, from the exons GTGATGACCCTCCAGGAAGTGCAAGAGAGACACCCAGACAGCTTTCAAGAGAACAGCTCTTTGTACTGATATCAGCAGCTTCCATTAACTTGGGTTCTATGATGTGCTATTCTATCCTTGGACCCTTTTTCCCCAAGGAG gCTGAAAAGAAAGGAGTCAGCAATACAGTTACTGGTATGATCTTTGGATGTTACGCTTTGTTTGACTTGCTGGCATCTTTGGTATTTGGAAAATAC CTTGTACAAATTGGAGCAAAATTTATGTTTGTAGCAGGAATGTTTGTCTCAGGAGGAGTTACAATTCTCTTTGG tGTATTGGATCAAGTTCCGGAAGGACCGATATTTATTGCTATGTGTTTTCTAGTGAGAGTGGCAGATGCGGTCAGCTTTGCGGCAGCAATAACtgcttctttttccattctcGTAAAGGCTTTTCCAAATAATGTGGCTACGGTGTTG GGAAGTCTTGAGATTTTTTCTGGACTGGGATTAGTGTTAGGGCCTCCTTTAGGTGGCTTCTTGTATCAATCCTTTGGCTATGaagtgccttttatttttctgggatgCATAGTTCTGCTGATGGTACCACTCAACATGTACATTTTACCTAATTACG ACTCTGATCCCGGTGAACACTCATTCTGGAAACTCGTCACTTTACCCAAGGTTGCTCTCATAGCCTTCGTCATCAACTCGCTCAGCGCATGCTTTGGCTTCCTTGATCCGACTCTGTCTCTCTTCGTTCTGGAGAAG TTTAATTTACCAGCTGGATATGTGGGACTGGTATTCCTGGGTTTGGCACTATCCTACGCCATTTCTTCACCATTGTTTGGTTTACTAAGTGATAAAATACCA CATCTAAGGAAATGGTTTCTGGTTTGGGGAAACATCATCACGGCAGGATGCTACATGCTCTTAGGACCTATCCCAATCTTGCACATTAAAAg TCAGCTCTGGCTCCTGGTGCTAATATTAGTCCTGAACGGCATCTCTGCTGGCATGAGTATAATTCCAACTATCCCGGAGATCCTCAGTTGTGCATA TGAAAATGGCTTTGAAGAGGGATTAAGTACCTTGGGACTCGTGTCCGGTCTCTTCAGTGCAACATGGTCAGTTGG TGCTTTTATAGGACCGACCCTGGGTGGATTTCTGTACGAGAAAATTGGTTTTGAATGGGCAGCTGCTGTACAAGGTCTTTGGTCTCTGACAAGT ATCTAA
- the SLC18B1 gene encoding MFS-type transporter SLC18B1 isoform X7, whose translation MDAPGDPEGPRLPRGDDPPGSARETPRQLSREQLFVLISAASINLGSMMCYSILGPFFPKEAEKKGVSNTVTGMIFGCYALFDLLASLVFGKYLVQIGAKFMFVAGMFVSGGVTILFGVLDQVPEGPIFIAMCFLVRVADAVSFAAAITASFSILVKAFPNNVATVLGSLEIFSGLGLVLGPPLGGFLYQSFGYEVPFIFLGCIVLLMVPLNMYILPNYDSDPGEHSFWKLVTLPKVALIAFVINSLSACFGFLDPTLSLFVLEKHLRKWFLVWGNIITAGCYMLLGPIPILHIKSQLWLLVLILVLNGISAGMSIIPTIPEILSCAYENGFEEGLSTLGLVSGLFSATWSVGAFIGPTLGGFLYEKIGFEWAAAVQGLWSLTSGLTMGLFYLWEHSRRRRSKLQNIPGTEEERTALLPDDI comes from the exons ATGGACGCGCCGGGGGACCCGGAGGGCCCACGCCTCCCTAGAG GTGATGACCCTCCAGGAAGTGCAAGAGAGACACCCAGACAGCTTTCAAGAGAACAGCTCTTTGTACTGATATCAGCAGCTTCCATTAACTTGGGTTCTATGATGTGCTATTCTATCCTTGGACCCTTTTTCCCCAAGGAG gCTGAAAAGAAAGGAGTCAGCAATACAGTTACTGGTATGATCTTTGGATGTTACGCTTTGTTTGACTTGCTGGCATCTTTGGTATTTGGAAAATAC CTTGTACAAATTGGAGCAAAATTTATGTTTGTAGCAGGAATGTTTGTCTCAGGAGGAGTTACAATTCTCTTTGG tGTATTGGATCAAGTTCCGGAAGGACCGATATTTATTGCTATGTGTTTTCTAGTGAGAGTGGCAGATGCGGTCAGCTTTGCGGCAGCAATAACtgcttctttttccattctcGTAAAGGCTTTTCCAAATAATGTGGCTACGGTGTTG GGAAGTCTTGAGATTTTTTCTGGACTGGGATTAGTGTTAGGGCCTCCTTTAGGTGGCTTCTTGTATCAATCCTTTGGCTATGaagtgccttttatttttctgggatgCATAGTTCTGCTGATGGTACCACTCAACATGTACATTTTACCTAATTACG ACTCTGATCCCGGTGAACACTCATTCTGGAAACTCGTCACTTTACCCAAGGTTGCTCTCATAGCCTTCGTCATCAACTCGCTCAGCGCATGCTTTGGCTTCCTTGATCCGACTCTGTCTCTCTTCGTTCTGGAGAAG CATCTAAGGAAATGGTTTCTGGTTTGGGGAAACATCATCACGGCAGGATGCTACATGCTCTTAGGACCTATCCCAATCTTGCACATTAAAAg TCAGCTCTGGCTCCTGGTGCTAATATTAGTCCTGAACGGCATCTCTGCTGGCATGAGTATAATTCCAACTATCCCGGAGATCCTCAGTTGTGCATA TGAAAATGGCTTTGAAGAGGGATTAAGTACCTTGGGACTCGTGTCCGGTCTCTTCAGTGCAACATGGTCAGTTGG TGCTTTTATAGGACCGACCCTGGGTGGATTTCTGTACGAGAAAATTGGTTTTGAATGGGCAGCTGCTGTACAAGGTCTTTGGTCTCTGACAAGT GGACTAACGATGGGCTTGTTTTACCTGTGGGAGCACTCACGGAGAAGACG ATCTAAACTCCAAAACATCCCGGGCACAGAGGAGGAACGGACTGCTCTCTTACCTGATGATATCTAG
- the SLC18B1 gene encoding MFS-type transporter SLC18B1 isoform X5, producing the protein MWGSIAGLWDHDLSRRQPPNRLSHPGDDPPGSARETPRQLSREQLFVLISAASINLGSMMCYSILGPFFPKEAEKKGVSNTVTGMIFGCYALFDLLASLVFGKYLVQIGAKFMFVAGMFVSGGVTILFGVLDQVPEGPIFIAMCFLVRVADAVSFAAAITASFSILVKAFPNNVATVLGSLEIFSGLGLVLGPPLGGFLYQSFGYEVPFIFLGCIVLLMVPLNMYILPNYDSDPGEHSFWKLVTLPKVALIAFVINSLSACFGFLDPTLSLFVLEKHLRKWFLVWGNIITAGCYMLLGPIPILHIKSQLWLLVLILVLNGISAGMSIIPTIPEILSCAYENGFEEGLSTLGLVSGLFSATWSVGAFIGPTLGGFLYEKIGFEWAAAVQGLWSLTSGLTMGLFYLWEHSRRRRSKLQNIPGTEEERTALLPDDI; encoded by the exons GTGATGACCCTCCAGGAAGTGCAAGAGAGACACCCAGACAGCTTTCAAGAGAACAGCTCTTTGTACTGATATCAGCAGCTTCCATTAACTTGGGTTCTATGATGTGCTATTCTATCCTTGGACCCTTTTTCCCCAAGGAG gCTGAAAAGAAAGGAGTCAGCAATACAGTTACTGGTATGATCTTTGGATGTTACGCTTTGTTTGACTTGCTGGCATCTTTGGTATTTGGAAAATAC CTTGTACAAATTGGAGCAAAATTTATGTTTGTAGCAGGAATGTTTGTCTCAGGAGGAGTTACAATTCTCTTTGG tGTATTGGATCAAGTTCCGGAAGGACCGATATTTATTGCTATGTGTTTTCTAGTGAGAGTGGCAGATGCGGTCAGCTTTGCGGCAGCAATAACtgcttctttttccattctcGTAAAGGCTTTTCCAAATAATGTGGCTACGGTGTTG GGAAGTCTTGAGATTTTTTCTGGACTGGGATTAGTGTTAGGGCCTCCTTTAGGTGGCTTCTTGTATCAATCCTTTGGCTATGaagtgccttttatttttctgggatgCATAGTTCTGCTGATGGTACCACTCAACATGTACATTTTACCTAATTACG ACTCTGATCCCGGTGAACACTCATTCTGGAAACTCGTCACTTTACCCAAGGTTGCTCTCATAGCCTTCGTCATCAACTCGCTCAGCGCATGCTTTGGCTTCCTTGATCCGACTCTGTCTCTCTTCGTTCTGGAGAAG CATCTAAGGAAATGGTTTCTGGTTTGGGGAAACATCATCACGGCAGGATGCTACATGCTCTTAGGACCTATCCCAATCTTGCACATTAAAAg TCAGCTCTGGCTCCTGGTGCTAATATTAGTCCTGAACGGCATCTCTGCTGGCATGAGTATAATTCCAACTATCCCGGAGATCCTCAGTTGTGCATA TGAAAATGGCTTTGAAGAGGGATTAAGTACCTTGGGACTCGTGTCCGGTCTCTTCAGTGCAACATGGTCAGTTGG TGCTTTTATAGGACCGACCCTGGGTGGATTTCTGTACGAGAAAATTGGTTTTGAATGGGCAGCTGCTGTACAAGGTCTTTGGTCTCTGACAAGT GGACTAACGATGGGCTTGTTTTACCTGTGGGAGCACTCACGGAGAAGACG ATCTAAACTCCAAAACATCCCGGGCACAGAGGAGGAACGGACTGCTCTCTTACCTGATGATATCTAG
- the SLC18B1 gene encoding MFS-type transporter SLC18B1 isoform X1 — MWGSIAGLWDHDLSRRQPPNRLSHPGDDPPGSARETPRQLSREQLFVLISAASINLGSMMCYSILGPFFPKEAEKKGVSNTVTGMIFGCYALFDLLASLVFGKYLVQIGAKFMFVAGMFVSGGVTILFGVLDQVPEGPIFIAMCFLVRVADAVSFAAAITASFSILVKAFPNNVATVLGSLEIFSGLGLVLGPPLGGFLYQSFGYEVPFIFLGCIVLLMVPLNMYILPNYDSDPGEHSFWKLVTLPKVALIAFVINSLSACFGFLDPTLSLFVLEKFNLPAGYVGLVFLGLALSYAISSPLFGLLSDKIPHLRKWFLVWGNIITAGCYMLLGPIPILHIKSQLWLLVLILVLNGISAGMSIIPTIPEILSCAYENGFEEGLSTLGLVSGLFSATWSVGAFIGPTLGGFLYEKIGFEWAAAVQGLWSLTSGLTMGLFYLWEHSRRRRSKLQNIPGTEEERTALLPDDI; from the exons GTGATGACCCTCCAGGAAGTGCAAGAGAGACACCCAGACAGCTTTCAAGAGAACAGCTCTTTGTACTGATATCAGCAGCTTCCATTAACTTGGGTTCTATGATGTGCTATTCTATCCTTGGACCCTTTTTCCCCAAGGAG gCTGAAAAGAAAGGAGTCAGCAATACAGTTACTGGTATGATCTTTGGATGTTACGCTTTGTTTGACTTGCTGGCATCTTTGGTATTTGGAAAATAC CTTGTACAAATTGGAGCAAAATTTATGTTTGTAGCAGGAATGTTTGTCTCAGGAGGAGTTACAATTCTCTTTGG tGTATTGGATCAAGTTCCGGAAGGACCGATATTTATTGCTATGTGTTTTCTAGTGAGAGTGGCAGATGCGGTCAGCTTTGCGGCAGCAATAACtgcttctttttccattctcGTAAAGGCTTTTCCAAATAATGTGGCTACGGTGTTG GGAAGTCTTGAGATTTTTTCTGGACTGGGATTAGTGTTAGGGCCTCCTTTAGGTGGCTTCTTGTATCAATCCTTTGGCTATGaagtgccttttatttttctgggatgCATAGTTCTGCTGATGGTACCACTCAACATGTACATTTTACCTAATTACG ACTCTGATCCCGGTGAACACTCATTCTGGAAACTCGTCACTTTACCCAAGGTTGCTCTCATAGCCTTCGTCATCAACTCGCTCAGCGCATGCTTTGGCTTCCTTGATCCGACTCTGTCTCTCTTCGTTCTGGAGAAG TTTAATTTACCAGCTGGATATGTGGGACTGGTATTCCTGGGTTTGGCACTATCCTACGCCATTTCTTCACCATTGTTTGGTTTACTAAGTGATAAAATACCA CATCTAAGGAAATGGTTTCTGGTTTGGGGAAACATCATCACGGCAGGATGCTACATGCTCTTAGGACCTATCCCAATCTTGCACATTAAAAg TCAGCTCTGGCTCCTGGTGCTAATATTAGTCCTGAACGGCATCTCTGCTGGCATGAGTATAATTCCAACTATCCCGGAGATCCTCAGTTGTGCATA TGAAAATGGCTTTGAAGAGGGATTAAGTACCTTGGGACTCGTGTCCGGTCTCTTCAGTGCAACATGGTCAGTTGG TGCTTTTATAGGACCGACCCTGGGTGGATTTCTGTACGAGAAAATTGGTTTTGAATGGGCAGCTGCTGTACAAGGTCTTTGGTCTCTGACAAGT GGACTAACGATGGGCTTGTTTTACCTGTGGGAGCACTCACGGAGAAGACG ATCTAAACTCCAAAACATCCCGGGCACAGAGGAGGAACGGACTGCTCTCTTACCTGATGATATCTAG
- the SLC18B1 gene encoding MFS-type transporter SLC18B1 isoform X4, whose translation MKGDDPPGSARETPRQLSREQLFVLISAASINLGSMMCYSILGPFFPKEAEKKGVSNTVTGMIFGCYALFDLLASLVFGKYLVQIGAKFMFVAGMFVSGGVTILFGVLDQVPEGPIFIAMCFLVRVADAVSFAAAITASFSILVKAFPNNVATVLGSLEIFSGLGLVLGPPLGGFLYQSFGYEVPFIFLGCIVLLMVPLNMYILPNYDSDPGEHSFWKLVTLPKVALIAFVINSLSACFGFLDPTLSLFVLEKFNLPAGYVGLVFLGLALSYAISSPLFGLLSDKIPHLRKWFLVWGNIITAGCYMLLGPIPILHIKSQLWLLVLILVLNGISAGMSIIPTIPEILSCAYENGFEEGLSTLGLVSGLFSATWSVGAFIGPTLGGFLYEKIGFEWAAAVQGLWSLTSGLTMGLFYLWEHSRRRRSKLQNIPGTEEERTALLPDDI comes from the exons GTGATGACCCTCCAGGAAGTGCAAGAGAGACACCCAGACAGCTTTCAAGAGAACAGCTCTTTGTACTGATATCAGCAGCTTCCATTAACTTGGGTTCTATGATGTGCTATTCTATCCTTGGACCCTTTTTCCCCAAGGAG gCTGAAAAGAAAGGAGTCAGCAATACAGTTACTGGTATGATCTTTGGATGTTACGCTTTGTTTGACTTGCTGGCATCTTTGGTATTTGGAAAATAC CTTGTACAAATTGGAGCAAAATTTATGTTTGTAGCAGGAATGTTTGTCTCAGGAGGAGTTACAATTCTCTTTGG tGTATTGGATCAAGTTCCGGAAGGACCGATATTTATTGCTATGTGTTTTCTAGTGAGAGTGGCAGATGCGGTCAGCTTTGCGGCAGCAATAACtgcttctttttccattctcGTAAAGGCTTTTCCAAATAATGTGGCTACGGTGTTG GGAAGTCTTGAGATTTTTTCTGGACTGGGATTAGTGTTAGGGCCTCCTTTAGGTGGCTTCTTGTATCAATCCTTTGGCTATGaagtgccttttatttttctgggatgCATAGTTCTGCTGATGGTACCACTCAACATGTACATTTTACCTAATTACG ACTCTGATCCCGGTGAACACTCATTCTGGAAACTCGTCACTTTACCCAAGGTTGCTCTCATAGCCTTCGTCATCAACTCGCTCAGCGCATGCTTTGGCTTCCTTGATCCGACTCTGTCTCTCTTCGTTCTGGAGAAG TTTAATTTACCAGCTGGATATGTGGGACTGGTATTCCTGGGTTTGGCACTATCCTACGCCATTTCTTCACCATTGTTTGGTTTACTAAGTGATAAAATACCA CATCTAAGGAAATGGTTTCTGGTTTGGGGAAACATCATCACGGCAGGATGCTACATGCTCTTAGGACCTATCCCAATCTTGCACATTAAAAg TCAGCTCTGGCTCCTGGTGCTAATATTAGTCCTGAACGGCATCTCTGCTGGCATGAGTATAATTCCAACTATCCCGGAGATCCTCAGTTGTGCATA TGAAAATGGCTTTGAAGAGGGATTAAGTACCTTGGGACTCGTGTCCGGTCTCTTCAGTGCAACATGGTCAGTTGG TGCTTTTATAGGACCGACCCTGGGTGGATTTCTGTACGAGAAAATTGGTTTTGAATGGGCAGCTGCTGTACAAGGTCTTTGGTCTCTGACAAGT GGACTAACGATGGGCTTGTTTTACCTGTGGGAGCACTCACGGAGAAGACG ATCTAAACTCCAAAACATCCCGGGCACAGAGGAGGAACGGACTGCTCTCTTACCTGATGATATCTAG
- the SLC18B1 gene encoding MFS-type transporter SLC18B1 isoform X2 has translation MDAPGDPEGPRLPRGDDPPGSARETPRQLSREQLFVLISAASINLGSMMCYSILGPFFPKEAEKKGVSNTVTGMIFGCYALFDLLASLVFGKYLVQIGAKFMFVAGMFVSGGVTILFGVLDQVPEGPIFIAMCFLVRVADAVSFAAAITASFSILVKAFPNNVATVLGSLEIFSGLGLVLGPPLGGFLYQSFGYEVPFIFLGCIVLLMVPLNMYILPNYDSDPGEHSFWKLVTLPKVALIAFVINSLSACFGFLDPTLSLFVLEKFNLPAGYVGLVFLGLALSYAISSPLFGLLSDKIPHLRKWFLVWGNIITAGCYMLLGPIPILHIKSQLWLLVLILVLNGISAGMSIIPTIPEILSCAYENGFEEGLSTLGLVSGLFSATWSVGAFIGPTLGGFLYEKIGFEWAAAVQGLWSLTSGLTMGLFYLWEHSRRRRSKLQNIPGTEEERTALLPDDI, from the exons ATGGACGCGCCGGGGGACCCGGAGGGCCCACGCCTCCCTAGAG GTGATGACCCTCCAGGAAGTGCAAGAGAGACACCCAGACAGCTTTCAAGAGAACAGCTCTTTGTACTGATATCAGCAGCTTCCATTAACTTGGGTTCTATGATGTGCTATTCTATCCTTGGACCCTTTTTCCCCAAGGAG gCTGAAAAGAAAGGAGTCAGCAATACAGTTACTGGTATGATCTTTGGATGTTACGCTTTGTTTGACTTGCTGGCATCTTTGGTATTTGGAAAATAC CTTGTACAAATTGGAGCAAAATTTATGTTTGTAGCAGGAATGTTTGTCTCAGGAGGAGTTACAATTCTCTTTGG tGTATTGGATCAAGTTCCGGAAGGACCGATATTTATTGCTATGTGTTTTCTAGTGAGAGTGGCAGATGCGGTCAGCTTTGCGGCAGCAATAACtgcttctttttccattctcGTAAAGGCTTTTCCAAATAATGTGGCTACGGTGTTG GGAAGTCTTGAGATTTTTTCTGGACTGGGATTAGTGTTAGGGCCTCCTTTAGGTGGCTTCTTGTATCAATCCTTTGGCTATGaagtgccttttatttttctgggatgCATAGTTCTGCTGATGGTACCACTCAACATGTACATTTTACCTAATTACG ACTCTGATCCCGGTGAACACTCATTCTGGAAACTCGTCACTTTACCCAAGGTTGCTCTCATAGCCTTCGTCATCAACTCGCTCAGCGCATGCTTTGGCTTCCTTGATCCGACTCTGTCTCTCTTCGTTCTGGAGAAG TTTAATTTACCAGCTGGATATGTGGGACTGGTATTCCTGGGTTTGGCACTATCCTACGCCATTTCTTCACCATTGTTTGGTTTACTAAGTGATAAAATACCA CATCTAAGGAAATGGTTTCTGGTTTGGGGAAACATCATCACGGCAGGATGCTACATGCTCTTAGGACCTATCCCAATCTTGCACATTAAAAg TCAGCTCTGGCTCCTGGTGCTAATATTAGTCCTGAACGGCATCTCTGCTGGCATGAGTATAATTCCAACTATCCCGGAGATCCTCAGTTGTGCATA TGAAAATGGCTTTGAAGAGGGATTAAGTACCTTGGGACTCGTGTCCGGTCTCTTCAGTGCAACATGGTCAGTTGG TGCTTTTATAGGACCGACCCTGGGTGGATTTCTGTACGAGAAAATTGGTTTTGAATGGGCAGCTGCTGTACAAGGTCTTTGGTCTCTGACAAGT GGACTAACGATGGGCTTGTTTTACCTGTGGGAGCACTCACGGAGAAGACG ATCTAAACTCCAAAACATCCCGGGCACAGAGGAGGAACGGACTGCTCTCTTACCTGATGATATCTAG
- the SLC18B1 gene encoding MFS-type transporter SLC18B1 isoform X8, producing MDAPGDPEGPRLPRGDDPPGSARETPRQLSREQLFVLISAASINLGSMMCYSILGPFFPKEAEKKGVSNTVTGMIFGCYALFDLLASLVFGKYLVQIGAKFMFVAGMFVSGGVTILFGVLDQVPEGPIFIAMCFLVRVADAVSFAAAITASFSILVKAFPNNVATVLGSLEIFSGLGLVLGPPLGGFLYQSFGYEVPFIFLGCIVLLMVPLNMYILPNYDSDPGEHSFWKLVTLPKVALIAFVINSLSACFGFLDPTLSLFVLEKFNLPAGYVGLVFLGLALSYAISSPLFGLLSDKIPHLRKWFLVWGNIITAGCYMLLGPIPILHIKSQLWLLVLILVLNGISAGMSIIPTIPEILSCAYENGFEEGLSTLGLVSGLFSATWSVGAFIGPTLGGFLYEKIGFEWAAAVQGLWSLTSI from the exons ATGGACGCGCCGGGGGACCCGGAGGGCCCACGCCTCCCTAGAG GTGATGACCCTCCAGGAAGTGCAAGAGAGACACCCAGACAGCTTTCAAGAGAACAGCTCTTTGTACTGATATCAGCAGCTTCCATTAACTTGGGTTCTATGATGTGCTATTCTATCCTTGGACCCTTTTTCCCCAAGGAG gCTGAAAAGAAAGGAGTCAGCAATACAGTTACTGGTATGATCTTTGGATGTTACGCTTTGTTTGACTTGCTGGCATCTTTGGTATTTGGAAAATAC CTTGTACAAATTGGAGCAAAATTTATGTTTGTAGCAGGAATGTTTGTCTCAGGAGGAGTTACAATTCTCTTTGG tGTATTGGATCAAGTTCCGGAAGGACCGATATTTATTGCTATGTGTTTTCTAGTGAGAGTGGCAGATGCGGTCAGCTTTGCGGCAGCAATAACtgcttctttttccattctcGTAAAGGCTTTTCCAAATAATGTGGCTACGGTGTTG GGAAGTCTTGAGATTTTTTCTGGACTGGGATTAGTGTTAGGGCCTCCTTTAGGTGGCTTCTTGTATCAATCCTTTGGCTATGaagtgccttttatttttctgggatgCATAGTTCTGCTGATGGTACCACTCAACATGTACATTTTACCTAATTACG ACTCTGATCCCGGTGAACACTCATTCTGGAAACTCGTCACTTTACCCAAGGTTGCTCTCATAGCCTTCGTCATCAACTCGCTCAGCGCATGCTTTGGCTTCCTTGATCCGACTCTGTCTCTCTTCGTTCTGGAGAAG TTTAATTTACCAGCTGGATATGTGGGACTGGTATTCCTGGGTTTGGCACTATCCTACGCCATTTCTTCACCATTGTTTGGTTTACTAAGTGATAAAATACCA CATCTAAGGAAATGGTTTCTGGTTTGGGGAAACATCATCACGGCAGGATGCTACATGCTCTTAGGACCTATCCCAATCTTGCACATTAAAAg TCAGCTCTGGCTCCTGGTGCTAATATTAGTCCTGAACGGCATCTCTGCTGGCATGAGTATAATTCCAACTATCCCGGAGATCCTCAGTTGTGCATA TGAAAATGGCTTTGAAGAGGGATTAAGTACCTTGGGACTCGTGTCCGGTCTCTTCAGTGCAACATGGTCAGTTGG TGCTTTTATAGGACCGACCCTGGGTGGATTTCTGTACGAGAAAATTGGTTTTGAATGGGCAGCTGCTGTACAAGGTCTTTGGTCTCTGACAAGT ATCTAA
- the SLC18B1 gene encoding MFS-type transporter SLC18B1 isoform X3, which translates to MPLDKGDDPPGSARETPRQLSREQLFVLISAASINLGSMMCYSILGPFFPKEAEKKGVSNTVTGMIFGCYALFDLLASLVFGKYLVQIGAKFMFVAGMFVSGGVTILFGVLDQVPEGPIFIAMCFLVRVADAVSFAAAITASFSILVKAFPNNVATVLGSLEIFSGLGLVLGPPLGGFLYQSFGYEVPFIFLGCIVLLMVPLNMYILPNYDSDPGEHSFWKLVTLPKVALIAFVINSLSACFGFLDPTLSLFVLEKFNLPAGYVGLVFLGLALSYAISSPLFGLLSDKIPHLRKWFLVWGNIITAGCYMLLGPIPILHIKSQLWLLVLILVLNGISAGMSIIPTIPEILSCAYENGFEEGLSTLGLVSGLFSATWSVGAFIGPTLGGFLYEKIGFEWAAAVQGLWSLTSGLTMGLFYLWEHSRRRRSKLQNIPGTEEERTALLPDDI; encoded by the exons ATGCCATTAGACAAAG GTGATGACCCTCCAGGAAGTGCAAGAGAGACACCCAGACAGCTTTCAAGAGAACAGCTCTTTGTACTGATATCAGCAGCTTCCATTAACTTGGGTTCTATGATGTGCTATTCTATCCTTGGACCCTTTTTCCCCAAGGAG gCTGAAAAGAAAGGAGTCAGCAATACAGTTACTGGTATGATCTTTGGATGTTACGCTTTGTTTGACTTGCTGGCATCTTTGGTATTTGGAAAATAC CTTGTACAAATTGGAGCAAAATTTATGTTTGTAGCAGGAATGTTTGTCTCAGGAGGAGTTACAATTCTCTTTGG tGTATTGGATCAAGTTCCGGAAGGACCGATATTTATTGCTATGTGTTTTCTAGTGAGAGTGGCAGATGCGGTCAGCTTTGCGGCAGCAATAACtgcttctttttccattctcGTAAAGGCTTTTCCAAATAATGTGGCTACGGTGTTG GGAAGTCTTGAGATTTTTTCTGGACTGGGATTAGTGTTAGGGCCTCCTTTAGGTGGCTTCTTGTATCAATCCTTTGGCTATGaagtgccttttatttttctgggatgCATAGTTCTGCTGATGGTACCACTCAACATGTACATTTTACCTAATTACG ACTCTGATCCCGGTGAACACTCATTCTGGAAACTCGTCACTTTACCCAAGGTTGCTCTCATAGCCTTCGTCATCAACTCGCTCAGCGCATGCTTTGGCTTCCTTGATCCGACTCTGTCTCTCTTCGTTCTGGAGAAG TTTAATTTACCAGCTGGATATGTGGGACTGGTATTCCTGGGTTTGGCACTATCCTACGCCATTTCTTCACCATTGTTTGGTTTACTAAGTGATAAAATACCA CATCTAAGGAAATGGTTTCTGGTTTGGGGAAACATCATCACGGCAGGATGCTACATGCTCTTAGGACCTATCCCAATCTTGCACATTAAAAg TCAGCTCTGGCTCCTGGTGCTAATATTAGTCCTGAACGGCATCTCTGCTGGCATGAGTATAATTCCAACTATCCCGGAGATCCTCAGTTGTGCATA TGAAAATGGCTTTGAAGAGGGATTAAGTACCTTGGGACTCGTGTCCGGTCTCTTCAGTGCAACATGGTCAGTTGG TGCTTTTATAGGACCGACCCTGGGTGGATTTCTGTACGAGAAAATTGGTTTTGAATGGGCAGCTGCTGTACAAGGTCTTTGGTCTCTGACAAGT GGACTAACGATGGGCTTGTTTTACCTGTGGGAGCACTCACGGAGAAGACG ATCTAAACTCCAAAACATCCCGGGCACAGAGGAGGAACGGACTGCTCTCTTACCTGATGATATCTAG